A genomic region of Magnolia sinica isolate HGM2019 chromosome 6, MsV1, whole genome shotgun sequence contains the following coding sequences:
- the LOC131250079 gene encoding uncharacterized protein LOC131250079, with protein sequence MTGMDDALTELVGSDNKGRMRGLGCSISKVGLKKSAPARSKVENVTKEKESVTQELSQVKKKLDGMTQDIVEMKKTLVDMQKDRQYTQNLSSPTVAKSTQASSPDIIYIGKRCDLLGFKKRGVVAHGEVYEVNPNAIVHCEPLDDGAFVVVLTEVIQPHAPLWKEDGFASTLGEAGPGSFVQWGKEALRIQ encoded by the exons atgaccggcatggatgatgcccttacagag ttggttggttctgacaataaagggcgaatgcggggtctaggttgctcaataagcaaggtaggactgaagaagtcagcccctgctcgttcaaaggtagagaatgtgacaaaagaaaaagagagcgtaactcaagagttatctcaggtgaagaaaaaattggatggtatgactcaagatatagttgagatgaagaaaacattggtggatatgcagaaagatagacagtatactcaaaatctctcatcaccaacagtcgctaaatctactcaggcatcgtcg ccggatattatatatatcggtaagagatgcgacttgcttggttttaaaaaacgtggtgtagttgctcaTGGTGAAGTatacgaagttaatccaaatgcaattgtCCATTGCGAGCCGTTGGATGATGGAGCctttgttgttgtcctgactgaggttatacaacctcacgctcctttgtggaaagaagatgggttcgcatctacacttggagaggccggtccaggatcatttgtgcaatgggggaaagaggctttgagaattcaataa